In Syntrophus gentianae, a single window of DNA contains:
- a CDS encoding Ni/Fe hydrogenase subunit alpha, with translation MSARKITIEPVTRIEGHGRITIHLNDQGDVEQTYFHVDEFRGLEKFTEGHPYFEMPQITQRICGICPVSHHLAAAKACDRVARVEPTRPANLLRELMHMGQMIQSHGMHFFHLAAPDLLLGFDADPAERNVLGIIKANPELALKAVALRRYGQQIIERMGGGKRIHPNLAVPGGVNAPLSIADRDAIASELPEMIEIGKLAIIIAKGWLDSNKELADTFASFPSNYMGLVDEEGGLQLYDGEIRMKDAKGNYLAQFKDEAYLSHIAEHVEPWSFLKHPYYRKQGFPQGFYRVGPLGRMNVIDKIGTPLANEEFKQFRTINGGKPIEGSLYYHYARMIEVLYSLERVGQLLDDSDILSSDVRNYPANLQIPGHGIGVIEAPRGTLIHDYSTDENGLLTRVNLIVATGHNNWAMHTASGAVAKAFVKGNELTEGMLNRVEAAIRCYDPCLSCSTHAIGKMPLDISLIAADGTLLDRIVR, from the coding sequence ATGAGCGCTCGCAAAATAACCATCGAGCCCGTGACGAGAATCGAAGGCCACGGGCGTATCACGATTCATCTGAACGATCAGGGGGATGTCGAACAGACCTACTTCCATGTGGATGAGTTCCGCGGACTGGAAAAGTTCACCGAGGGGCACCCCTATTTCGAAATGCCGCAGATCACCCAGCGCATCTGCGGGATCTGTCCCGTGAGCCACCACCTGGCGGCCGCCAAAGCCTGTGACCGTGTCGCCCGCGTGGAGCCCACCCGGCCGGCGAATCTTTTGCGGGAACTGATGCACATGGGCCAGATGATCCAGTCCCACGGGATGCACTTTTTCCATCTCGCCGCCCCGGATCTGCTGCTGGGCTTCGACGCCGATCCAGCGGAGCGCAACGTTCTCGGGATCATCAAGGCAAACCCGGAACTCGCCCTCAAGGCCGTTGCCCTGCGCCGCTACGGGCAGCAGATCATTGAAAGGATGGGCGGGGGCAAACGCATCCACCCCAATCTCGCTGTCCCCGGAGGCGTCAACGCCCCCTTGAGCATTGCAGACCGGGACGCCATCGCCTCAGAACTTCCCGAAATGATCGAGATCGGCAAGCTGGCCATCATCATCGCCAAGGGCTGGCTGGACTCGAACAAGGAACTTGCCGACACCTTCGCCTCCTTCCCCTCCAACTACATGGGATTGGTCGACGAGGAAGGCGGCCTGCAGCTCTATGACGGGGAAATCCGCATGAAGGACGCCAAGGGGAATTACCTGGCCCAGTTTAAAGACGAAGCCTACCTCTCGCATATCGCCGAGCATGTGGAACCCTGGTCGTTCCTGAAACATCCCTACTATCGCAAACAGGGATTCCCGCAGGGATTCTACCGCGTCGGCCCATTGGGACGGATGAACGTGATCGACAAGATCGGCACCCCCCTGGCCAACGAAGAATTCAAGCAGTTCCGTACCATCAACGGCGGCAAACCCATCGAGGGCTCCCTCTACTACCACTACGCCAGGATGATCGAAGTGCTCTACAGCCTCGAACGTGTGGGCCAGTTACTGGATGATTCGGATATTCTCTCCAGTGACGTCCGCAACTATCCGGCGAATCTGCAGATCCCCGGTCACGGAATAGGCGTCATCGAAGCACCCCGCGGAACCTTGATCCACGATTACAGCACGGATGAAAACGGACTTCTGACGAGGGTGAACCTCATTGTGGCCACGGGACACAACAACTGGGCCATGCATACGGCATCGGGAGCGGTGGCGAAGGCCTTCGTGAAAGGCAACGAGCTCACCGAAGGAATGCTCAACCGGGTGGAGGCGGCGATCCGCTGCTATGATCCGTGCCTCTCCTGCTCTACCCACGCCATTGGCAAGATGCCTCTGGACATCTCGCTGATTGCCGCAGACGGCACCTTGCTGGACCGCATCGTCCGCTGA
- a CDS encoding NADH-quinone oxidoreductase subunit B family protein, protein MSKVKIATDWLAGCAGCHMSFLDIDDRIVKLMELVEFTSSPITDLKHPPKEGVTVGILEGAICNTHNVEVAKMMRERCQILIALGDCATFGNIPAMRNFCGTQEALKRAYIETESTVDGFIPDSEELGVPLDEVVAIDKVVKVDLFIPGCPPSADAIFHVLSELLAGHTPVVFPPQYFKYD, encoded by the coding sequence ATGTCAAAGGTCAAGATCGCTACAGACTGGCTGGCCGGTTGTGCCGGATGCCACATGTCCTTTCTGGATATCGATGATCGCATCGTCAAGCTGATGGAACTGGTGGAATTCACATCGAGTCCGATCACGGACTTGAAGCACCCGCCGAAAGAAGGCGTCACCGTGGGGATTCTCGAGGGGGCCATCTGCAATACCCATAATGTGGAAGTCGCCAAAATGATGCGTGAACGCTGCCAGATCCTCATCGCTCTCGGAGATTGCGCCACCTTCGGGAATATCCCGGCCATGCGCAATTTCTGCGGCACCCAGGAGGCATTGAAGCGCGCCTACATAGAGACGGAAAGCACCGTGGACGGTTTCATTCCCGATTCTGAGGAGCTCGGCGTCCCTCTGGACGAGGTGGTCGCCATCGACAAGGTGGTGAAGGTGGACCTCTTCATCCCCGGATGTCCCCCGAGCGCCGACGCGATATTCCATGTCCTGTCGGAGCTGCTCGCCGGGCATACGCCCGTCGTCTTTCCGCCCCAATACTTCAAGTATGACTAG